The following is a genomic window from bacterium.
CTATGTTCGATCTTGATATTTACATTCGTCATGTTGACAGCATATTTAAGCGGGTTTTAGGATAATTGTCTATAGATAGCCTTAAATATCCATTCCTGGTTAATATCAATTCGCCCAACGATATTAAAGAACTAACCTCCTCGGGTAGAGATATTCTCGTAAGCGAGCTGAGGGAGTTCATAATCGAGTCGGTTTCACAAACTGGAGGCCATCTTGCGCCATCACTTGGTGTAATCGAGTTAACTATAGCCTTGCTTTCCCTTTATTCCCCGCCTTTTGACAAGATAGTATGGGATGTTGGCCATCAAGCATATCCCTTCAAGATACTCACGGGGAGAAGGGACAGATTTGATTCTTTGCGCCAAAAAGGCGGGATTTCGGGATTTCCTAAACTTACCGAAAGCGAATATGACGCCTTTGGGGTCGGTCACGCCTCGACGAGTATAGGTGCTGCACTCGGCATGGCTACTGCAAGGGATATCCTAAAGAAAGAATATAAAGTTGTTGCTATTATTGGTGATGGTGCGCTTTCTGGGGGGCTCGCTTTCGAGGGTTTGAACAATGCTGGCGCTAGCGCTAGGGATATGCTTGTTATTTTAAACGATAATGAGATGAGTATCTCGCGGAATGTCGGTGCGCTGAGCAAATACCTAACCGAAATTATCGTCAATCAAAAATATAGGAAGATCAAGAATGGCATTTGGGATCTTGCCGAAAAGGTTCCAATGACACAACAACTTAGATATATTGGCCAAAAAGTCGAGGATTCAATTAAATCATTGATAAATGTTCGACCGGGGATGCTTTTTGAAAGCCTGGGATTCGATTATTTTGGGCCGATAGATGGCCATGACATAAACGCAACAATAAAGATTCTTCATGAAATGGATGAGTTTCCCGGACCTAAACTTCTCCATATCATGACTCGTAAAGGTAAAGGATATCGCCCCGCCGAGGACGATGCCTGCAAATTCCATGGTATCAGTGCGTTCGACCCGGCAACCGGAGAGAAAGAACTTTCTAATACAAAAAAAGAAACATATACCAGTGTTTTCGAGTCGGCAATGGTAGAGATGGCTGAGAAATTTGATAAATTATGTGCAATAACTGCTGCAATGGAAACCGGTACGGGGCTCGCTGAATTTCATAGATTATTCCCAAAGCGCTTTTTTGATGTTGGTATCGCAGAGGGACATGCAGTCCTTTTTGGCACAGGTTTGGCGCTTAGCGGAATACCCACGGTGGTCGCGATATATTCGAGCTTTCTTCAGAGAGCTCTCGATCAGTTAATCCACGACGCGGCATTACAAAATATAGCAATAACCGTTGCGGTTGACAGAGCGGGAATAGTCGGGGAAGATGGCCCTACACATCATGGGGTTTTTGATCTCAGTTTTTTAAGGGGAATCCCCAATCTTATCATTGCCGCTCCCCATTCAACTGAGGAGCTTAGGCAAATGCTTTTCACAGCTATTTCTCATAAAAACGGGCCTTTTATATTGCGCTATCCAAGAAGCGTGGTTTATCATGGAAGATCGAAGAAACCACTCGAACTTATTAAAATTGGAACCTGGGATAAGCTCAGAGAAGGTGAGGATGCAGCGGTTTTTGCTGTTGGGAGCATGGTCGAACCAGCACTTAAAGTTGCTGCTAACTTTCATTCCAAGGGAATAGAAATCGAAATAATCAACGCTCGTTTTGTTCAGCCAATAGACGAAGCTATTTTATGCGAGGTAGCTAAACGACACAAAAAAATAATAACTATCGAGGAAAACGTCGTGGTAGGTGGTTTCGGCGAGGCTTTAGCTGGTAGTCTTTTCACGTGTGGCTGGAAAGGTGATCTACTTCGTATCGGTATTCCTGATAAGTTTATTGAACATGGTTCTCGCGACGAATTAATCGCCGACCTCGGATTAAATGCCGAGGGTCTTTTCGCTTCAATCTCAAAATTTATTGGCGATTCGGCTAGTTAGGCGATGTTTCTGCCATTGAGGTTTATCAAACCAAAAAATGAAATCCAATAGCGATATACTTCGTTCAGAGCTCTCGCCTTTCGAGAGTTATCCGAAAGGCTGGAGTCAGCTTATGGCGTGGGTTTACCCCAATAGCTACGAGTTGGGTATGTCCAATATAGGTTATCAATGGCTTCTATACATTTTAAAAAGCCAAGGCCATCTTTTAGTGGAAAGGTTTTTCGCTTCGCACAGAAGTTCGGATAAATCACTGGAAAGCAACCGTTCAATAAAGGAATTCCCGATAATTGCCATGTCGATGCCTTTCGAGATGGACATTTTAAATTTTCTCGGATTTCTATACCGAAATGGGATTCCTCTTTTGGCTAGCGATAGACCGGATGGCCCTTTAATCGTTGGTGGAGGGAACGCTTTTACTCTTAACCCTTTTCCTTTCTCGGATTTCTTCGATATTATTATTCCGGGATGTGGTGAAGAATGGGCAGAGACTTTTCCAGAAATACTGCGGGAATTACCTCCTGGCCTGGTGCCTAAGGAAAAGATACTAGACGAAATAGCTGAAATTCCCGGTGTATGGATACCCTTGCGCGATGATGGCAGTGTTATCCAGCGTTCGTCTTGTATTCGTAAAAACCCCGCCTTCACTCCGATCTTAACTAGCTATGGTCATTTTAGGAATATGTTCTTGATCGAATTACAACGCGGATGTCCGTTCAGATGTTCTTTTTGTTCTTCTAATTGGTTGGAGAGGCCTTTCGAGAATTATTCCATAGACTCGATAGTTAAAATTTATACTGAACACGGACAGGATGCTAAGCGTATTGGTGTAGTGGGAAACGCGGTTGCAGAACATCCGCATTTAGGGGAAATAATTGATTATTTCTCTGAAAGAGGCGCTAGAGTTAGTCCATCGAGCATACGTTTTGACAGGTTGAATGAGCCGATCTCAGATAAGCTAGCCTCAACCGGTATTCGAACGCTTACTTTTGCGCCTGAGACAGCCAGCAAGGAACTAGCGAAGAACATTTCCAAGTGGATAGATATAGAAGATATTATCCAATACGCCAATGTAGCTTCAAAAAAGGGATTTCGCGAATTGAAACTATATTGGATAATTGGGCTTCCTAAAGAACAAGATGACGATGTTATCGAGCTTGCGAATGCGATAAAAAAAATAGATTCGAGCCCCGGTATCTCGCTCAGCTGTAGCATTAACACCTTCATCCCAAAGCCTCATACCAAATTTCAATATGAGTTCATGTTTTCCGATTCAGAGATTAAAAGGAGAATAAAACTTCTTAAGGCTAACATAGGTTCTAAGACCAGCGCGAAAATCGAGTTTAATTACTCGCGGCAAAGCAGGATATCTGCAATACTTTCCATCGGTGGAAGTGAAATCACTCCTGTGCTTAAAAGGATAGCGGAAGGTGGCGGCATTAAAACCTCATTTGCTGGATATGGGATAGATATAAATGCAGCTATTTTTGGGGATGAAAATGCCCCTTGGGAAAGAATAATCTAGATTTGTGATTATAGCTTCAGAGCTTAAATTATGGTGCCTCGACAGATTCCGGTTCGGAATCGTCATCGAACATATTGAAATAATAGTGTAACCCGCCCTGAACCATTATCGAGGCCTGTTCGTTATCGCGATAATATAAAATAGACTCGATGGTGAAGGAAATCCTGTCGAAAGCCAGAAGTTCGAAACCGAATCCAATACCGGTAGTCCATATTTTATCTATATCGTATTGTTCTTCATAGGAATATTCGTCGATATCTTCCTCATATACGTAATGCCAATATTCGCT
Proteins encoded in this region:
- a CDS encoding radical SAM protein, whose translation is MKSNSDILRSELSPFESYPKGWSQLMAWVYPNSYELGMSNIGYQWLLYILKSQGHLLVERFFASHRSSDKSLESNRSIKEFPIIAMSMPFEMDILNFLGFLYRNGIPLLASDRPDGPLIVGGGNAFTLNPFPFSDFFDIIIPGCGEEWAETFPEILRELPPGLVPKEKILDEIAEIPGVWIPLRDDGSVIQRSSCIRKNPAFTPILTSYGHFRNMFLIELQRGCPFRCSFCSSNWLERPFENYSIDSIVKIYTEHGQDAKRIGVVGNAVAEHPHLGEIIDYFSERGARVSPSSIRFDRLNEPISDKLASTGIRTLTFAPETASKELAKNISKWIDIEDIIQYANVASKKGFRELKLYWIIGLPKEQDDDVIELANAIKKIDSSPGISLSCSINTFIPKPHTKFQYEFMFSDSEIKRRIKLLKANIGSKTSAKIEFNYSRQSRISAILSIGGSEITPVLKRIAEGGGIKTSFAGYGIDINAAIFGDENAPWERII
- a CDS encoding 1-deoxy-D-xylulose-5-phosphate synthase, encoding MVNINSPNDIKELTSSGRDILVSELREFIIESVSQTGGHLAPSLGVIELTIALLSLYSPPFDKIVWDVGHQAYPFKILTGRRDRFDSLRQKGGISGFPKLTESEYDAFGVGHASTSIGAALGMATARDILKKEYKVVAIIGDGALSGGLAFEGLNNAGASARDMLVILNDNEMSISRNVGALSKYLTEIIVNQKYRKIKNGIWDLAEKVPMTQQLRYIGQKVEDSIKSLINVRPGMLFESLGFDYFGPIDGHDINATIKILHEMDEFPGPKLLHIMTRKGKGYRPAEDDACKFHGISAFDPATGEKELSNTKKETYTSVFESAMVEMAEKFDKLCAITAAMETGTGLAEFHRLFPKRFFDVGIAEGHAVLFGTGLALSGIPTVVAIYSSFLQRALDQLIHDAALQNIAITVAVDRAGIVGEDGPTHHGVFDLSFLRGIPNLIIAAPHSTEELRQMLFTAISHKNGPFILRYPRSVVYHGRSKKPLELIKIGTWDKLREGEDAAVFAVGSMVEPALKVAANFHSKGIEIEIINARFVQPIDEAILCEVAKRHKKIITIEENVVVGGFGEALAGSLFTCGWKGDLLRIGIPDKFIEHGSRDELIADLGLNAEGLFASISKFIGDSAS